From the genome of Saccharomyces kudriavzevii IFO 1802 strain IFO1802 genome assembly, chromosome: 16:
CATTCGATATTTCGAAACTTACAAGAAGTGAAATTCAACAATTACGGGAACTGAAGAGAGCAAGGGAAAGGAAATATAAGGACCGCACCGTTGCATTTTATTTCAGCAGTGTAGCAATACTTTTCTTAGGTTTGGCGTATGCTGCTGTACCGCTGTATAGGGCCATTTGTGCGCGTACTGGGTTTGGTGGTATTCCCATAACGGATAGAAGGAAATTCACTGATGATAAATTGATTCCTGTGGATACCGAGAAGAGAATTCGTATCTCGTTCACCAGTGAAGTGTCGCAAATTTTGCCCTGGAAATTCGTTCCTCAGCAACGTGAGGTTTTCGTTTTGCCTGGTGAAACAGCTCTAGCTTTTTATAAGGCTAAGAATTACAGTGACAAAGATATTATTGGTATGGCTACCTATAGTATAGCGCCTGGTGAAGCGGCCCAGTACTTCAATAAAATCCAATGTTTTTGCTTCGAGGAACAAAAATTAGCGGCTGGTGAAGAGATAGATATGCccgttttcttcttcattgatCCCGATTTTGCTAGCGATCCAGCCATGAGAAATATCGATGATATTATACTACATTATACATTCTTCAAAGCACATTATGGCGATGGGACAGCTGTAAGTGACTCTAAAAAGGAGCCTGAGATGACTTCGGACGAAAAAGCGGCATCGCTAGTTAATGCTGCCATTCTTTCTCCAGAAGTCATAAACGCAAGGAAAGATAAGCCAAATTAACTGTAAATACAAAAGTATGCAAtgtaaatatttattattatgttcTGGAAGTAGATAAAATGTCATGATATTAAATTAAGTCATTCtgaatatacatatactTTGGCACTGTAACTTCTTCAGAAGAAAACAGGCCTTTACTTTTGCAATCACAGAAATGGAGACGCTCTCTGTACCGATACATGTACCATTTGTTTTTGGACGGCTCTTTACATCCAGACATCTGAGAACACCCATACAACAAAACGGGTTTGAGAAgtaatttgtttttctgaATTTCGGTACCTTCGACGGTATAAGCCATTCGGAAATTCCCGGAACTTTCATTTGGCATCGCAAACCTTGCAAGattattctgaaaaaaataattaaaTAGAGAAGCCATAGACCTTACTAGGGTGGTGTATTTCGGAAACCTTTTTTTAAACTAGCTGATTTattactttcaaaaacaaaagataCCGTCACAAATCTCAGCAACAATGGTTTTCCAAAAAGACGCTAAGTCCTCTGCTTACTCCTCTCGTTTCCAAACTCctttcagaagaagaagagaaggtAAGACTGATTACTACCAAAGAAAGAGATTGGTCACCCAACACAAGGCCAAGTACAACACTCCAAAGTACAGATTAGTTGTCAGATTCACCAACAAGGACATTATCTGTCAGATCATCTCTTCTACCATCACTGGTGACATTGTCTTAGCTGCCGCTTACTCCCATGAACTACCAAGATACGGTATTACCCATGGTTTGACTAACTGGGCTGCTGCTTACGCTACTGGTTTGTTGATCGCCAGAAGAGCCTTGCAAAAGTTGGGTTTGGACGAAACTTACAAGGgtgttgaagaagttgaaggTGAATATGAATTGACCGAAGCTGTCGAAGATGGTCCACGTCCATTTAAGGTCTTCTTGGACATTGGTTTGCAAAGAACCACCACTGGTGCTAGAGTTTTTGGTGCTCTAAAGGGTGCTTCTGATGGTGGTTTGTACGTTCCTCACTCTGAAAACAGATTCCCAGGTTGGGACTTcgaaagtgaagaaatcGACCCAGAATTATTGAGATCTTACATCTTCGGTGGTCACGTTTCCCAATACATGGAAGAATTGgccgatgatgatgaagaaagattCTCTGAATTATTCAAGGGTTACTTGGCTGACGACATTGATGCCGACTCTTTGGAAGACATTTACACATCTGCTCACGAAGCCATCAGAGCTGACCCAGCTTTCAAGCCaactgaaaagaaattcacCAAGGAACAATATGCTGCTGAATCCAAGAAGTTCAGACAAACCAAGTTGTCCAGGGAAGAAAGAGTTGCTCGTGTTGCTGCCAAGATCGCTGCTTTGGCCGGTCAATAAATTATGGatatataatatcattttAAGATATTCCAAATAAGTTTATCTTAATATATAACCtttatatacatttttAGTTGTCAACTCATCTAGATTATCTACTTACTAATATATCTCGCCGTGGAATTTCCTAcggccttttttttttttcaccattgTGACAGAAGGAACTCGAAGAAATTAACAAAAAACAGAAAgtaaataatgaaagaaaaccacaaaaagagaataatTTTATAAAAGCTGTCAGCTTCTTCGGTGTCTTGTTTCTTCATGTAGCGAACCTTCAGATTCTTTTTAACTACtattttttggccaaaatGATATCATAAAATTTACATTACCAGCTATAAAAGGTCaaacaataatatcaatgaGGAAGCAAATACTATTGGTTGCAGCTCAAAGCATTCTATGTTCCACTGTTTTTGGTGAACGAACCAACGCAGGGCTTTCCACCGAAGAATTAGGGGGTGATTCGATTCTATATTTTAACGAAGAGCCTATCGTTGTAGAAATCGACAAGAATTCGATAGACAAGAAGGCTCTGGAACATTTGGCAAACACGAGAAATGTTGTTCTTACTGATTTACCAGAAACTCTTGAGTTTATAGATGTCAATGAATATgcaaaaatcaaagcaaAATCGGATATGCTACTCGAATATATCAATGAATacgaatttgatgactttGAAGGAAGTTCCGAGGGCGGCCttgatgaggaagaagaagaggacTTAATTTATGACTTTAATGTTCAAGCAAAGGACACGGATAAGTTTAACAAAAATGTTTATGAAGCTGTTatagaaaaagatattGTTGACGTTTACGATAATAATCTCACTAATTCGACGACAATAGAGTCATCTACTACTATTGATGCCTACAAGACGTTCCACTCTTACGTCGCTTCTTCTACTCCTTATTCGAATGTTTCAATATCAGATGAAGATTACGATAATGCAGGCGCCTATTTGACACCAACAACAGTGGCTTTGGCAGTAATGCTAACCATCTTATTATTTATACAGACCTACTAAATAGGTTGCTTCTATTTAAATAGGGAATCATTTTTGCtagtatttttctttcatttaCTGTCACCTATTAAAAATCATTCAAGACGacaaagttttttttggcgaACCACTGACAAAAACAACTGAAATTTAGACATGTTGTAATACTACACGTCAAGGCCATGGTGctttaaaagaaaaatgtgCAGACAATATATTTGTTCTTAATCGCCGCGGAACCGACAAATATTAAATCTTTTATCATGGTAGCAGTATGTccatcaatttttcttttaatttacCAACCTTctcctcttttttcctaacaaaaataaaatactAACTTCCGAAtttatcttcattatttaaTATCCAACAGACAGTAAAAAGAACTATCCGCATAAAGACCCAACAACATATCCTACCAGACGTTCCACCAGTAGAGAATTTCCCTGTTCGCCAATGGAGTATAGAGATAGTATTATtagatgaagaaggtaaAGAAATTCCAGCGACAATTTTCGATAAAGTTGTTTACCATCTGCACCCAACTTTCGCTAATCCTAATAGAACGCTTACTGATCCACCGTTCAGGATTGAGGAACAAGGATGGGGCGGTTTTCCATTAGATATAAGCGTTTTCTTGTTAGAGAAAGCAGGTGAACGTAAAATACCACATGatttaaattttcttcaagagaGTTATGAGGTTGAACATGTCATTCAAGTTCCTCTCAATAAACCACTTTTAAGCGAAGAACTTGCGAAAAGTGGGTctgttgaagaaacaaCAGCCAATGCAAACACTGCtgggaaaagaaaaaccaCTACAAGTACAAACACCGAACCAAAGGCGAAGAGGGCTAAGACTGGCAGTGCATCCACCGTGAAGGGCAGTGTGGACTTAGAGAAATTAGCATTCGGATTGACTAAGctaaatgaagatgactTGGTTGGCGTTGTTCAAATGGTTACTGACAACAAGACACCTGAAATGAATGTGACGAATaatgttgaagaaggtgaatTTATAATTGATTTGTATAGTTTACCTGAAGgattattgaaaagtttatgGGATTACGTCAAGAAAAACACTGAGTAAAAGAAGCAGAGACATTCTCAAAACAATAGTGTGCGCGCTTTTATATTtgtataaataaaatagactgattttttttgtctcaCATAATTCGTTTTCTAGAAACTGCcaaaaaataccaaaaacaaatattATTACAACACATTTACCTTGGATCTTATATAATTATACAACAATTCCTAATTTTCAAGAgaagagaaacaaaaatatacatacataaGTGTaacagaaaaggaaaagaaacgaaaaaaaaaaaaaaagtatagCAGGATAAGCAACCAGCTGAAAGAATGGCAAAACTAGTAGCTAGGAAAATCAAATATATTAGGTTAGAGATCCATTAGTGTATGTTCATGGGAAAgtatttgatgaatttgaaaacgGTCGCGGTTAGACGTGTTACATTCCATCTTCTAAATGGGGGTCAAATCCGGTGTTGTCGGAAGTGCTGCTACCAAAAAGCCCATTAGAAGGCATATTATCGTTATTTTGGGCATGAGAATTGTCCTGGTGAGCTTGAGCGCCATCGTGAGTAGTAGATGCACCCGATGAGGGACGTTGGGATAAGTTCGGTTCCATAATAGTAGACGAATTTGGGGATTGggaaaatttcttcttcgctTTATAGATTTTTTCCAGATTACCTGTCACTTTTATTAAATACTCGGGCAACGGTTTACCGCTCTTTAAGTATTGTAGTTTCCAATTACGGGCTTTGTCCTTCAACTGAACCTGTGTtctgttcttcaaattctcaGTAATTTTACCACCGGGACCGTATAAATCGAGGATCTTGGACCATGATGGACCAACTTCTTTGAGACCTTCTACGAGtgcttcctcttcctctttggACCAAGTTCGCTTTGCCTTTGGTTTCCTTAAGCCGATACTGCCATTATTGTTGCTGCCATTACCATTGTTATGAGCGGAGTTGGGACCAGAACCGCTATTGCTCATCGAGGCCGCAACAGCGGCATCCACAATAGACTGAGTGATGGcaggattttttgaaggcGCATCTGTTGAGGATGCTTGACTGTCATAGTGGCTCGGGCGGGcagatgacaaaaatgcAGACGCGTTATTGGGCTGGCTTTGGTCATCCATAAAGTCTAGAGTCCTGGTCCCGGTGGAGAAGAGCACTTGAGGATCAAACTCATTGGCATCGTAGTCGTATAATGGTGATTTGCCACGACCCTTTCTTCCCCATATAATGAGACCCATATTCTTATTACAATAATCTAGCAATTCTCTGATAAATTGAGCCCATTCGTAGCTTTGGGTCAAAGAGTTGAAATCTTGAACGATCTTCAGATTTTCCCTACGACGATCACATCTTTCGACAAAGTCCTTTTCTGACGGAGTTAAAAGCGCAACGTCCCCTGAATCACCCGTTCTTCTTTGCACGAGAATATCGGCCAGATTGGATGGGAAGATCAAGTCCAGTAgctcttgttttttcaCCAAAGAGATCTCGTTCGTCTCGTCCTGGAACTCTTTCAGGCCGGCAATATAGGCCTGTGTTTTCAGATCGAGATATAGGATAGCTTGCGACTTTAAAAATTTCCCGCTTTGCTCCAGGGAATTGTTTCCCACAGTATTTGTGTTCGGACAGAAAATATCGAGGAATATCGACTGCAGCAATTCGAACCCGTAGTTAAGACAATTCAGCGATGTCAATAGAAATATCAGCAGATTGGCCTTTCTTATGGCGGTAATGATGAAGGCTTCGTGGCCTCTTAGTATAAGAGGAGGAGGGGAATTGGGGAACCACAGACCGGGCGCCACGTCATGAACTGACAGCAGGGGAGATCTCGTGTGGTAGATCATTCTGATCTGCTTAAAAAGTTTGACTAgtgtttgaaaaatttctgtCTCGCCTGAGCTCAGAAAGGCTGTCTGGTCGGTCAAGACTGCTATAATATTGGGGGAGTTGGCGTTCAGGATGAGAAACCTCAGCAGCTGGGTGGAGATGTTGTCCAAAAGACATAGAGAGCATATAGTCAGCCTAGTTCTTGCGGGTAGACTTTGAATGATGTCATTAAAGCGGTTCATGCTTTCGTTGTTATTAGGCAGTTGCGAATCCATggcgaagaagaaaagaaataaagaagaCCAAACTGATATTAGACGCTGCCAATCGCTGAAGGGACAACCGCGATTTTAGATATCAACGAGTTAACTTGCGTAAACGTCAACACTGTAATGACtgtttattgttattatgtTTACAAGAAAGGGCAAAAGCAGCGGAAAATTAGCCAAAATCAGGTCACGTCGGGCTTCTGCGGGAAGGGGAGAAATGCATTAGGGCATGATGCATAATCGTAGGGTACAGCGATATTATGAGCCGGGAATAAATAGGTCGCTGGTCAATGCGTCTCTAGGGTTGTTTTCTGCACTGAAACTATAATAACAATTAATTTTACACCTTACTATGTATAAGGGGAGAAGAGAAGTACATAAGTACATATATAGTATAGGATTGTGAAAGAATagaatttgaataaaatcaTAAAGGAATTGTTTTCCAGAACAATAACGAAGAGGGAGTGAAGagaacaaattttttttacattaCCGCCAATAGACACTTGAATAAAATCGAAGAGTAGAAAGTTTTCTTGGGATATTACAAACATCAATAGTGATGAGACAcgaaaataaagagaagaatgagtttattattactattattattattattttcaatacTTGGggttttgtttcttcagGTGGATAGTTTAgcctttttcttgctcaGTTTAATAACGCCGGATGGGCCCTTTGGCTGTACCAATTCACCGTTTTCAACACATTTCTTGATAGCGCTATTGAATAAGTAGTCAAAATTTGGACTGGCTTTCAATTTGGATAAGAAGGTGTCCTTGACGTACTTCTTGAGAACAATACGGCTGGAGCCCTTACCATCATTGAGTTCGGGCATGCTCTTTAGGATCATTTCCTTGTAGGTCAATGAAGAAGGCGATGATGCCTTTTTGGTGGCCACGATAGgcgatttcttcttcactaCTTTCTTTGGCGCTTGCTTCTTGGATGCGGTCTTCATTTTTGACGCTGTTGTAGTCGTgactgctgctgctgcgGCTGCTGCTGCCTTGGGCTTTGGGCTGGTAtctttccctttctttACTTCTGgagatttcttcttggccAGTTTCAAAGCTCCAGCAGGACCCTTTGGCTGTTCAAAATCGCCAACCTCAACGCCCTTCTTAATGGCATTGTTGAAGTACAAATCGAAGTTGCTAGAGGAACCGACTATTGGATAGTTCTCCTTAATGAACTTTTTGAGGGCGGGACGACTGGAACCCTTACGTTCCTTCAAAGTCGTAAGTCCTTCCATGATCAGCTCTCTGTAACTCTTGGAGGATGGTTCCTCCTTTTTTGCCGCAACCTTCTTGACAGCGGTCTTGATAATCGGCTTCTCCTTGCCTTTGCTCGTTGCGGGCTTCTTGCCCTTATTCATGGTCTTAGTGCTGGTTTTCTTGGGTGCCATCTTTTTCTGGATGTAATGCTGATTCGTATTGTCGTTATAGTTTTGCTTCTTGCTACAAGACGTTATCAGGCCTCCATAAACAACAACCTCCCCAAATCTATATCTGCTCCTCCTCTTTAAATAAAGACagataaacaaaaaactttCGCCGCTCACTTTTCCacacaaaaaaacaacaacaacagctTAAAACGCGTCGCGAAAAAGGGGAACCAAAGAGAATCAGCAAAAACCGTATACTAATCATCTTGCTATGCAGAAACATATTATTATGGACGCAAATTCTTGAAAGGGACCGTTGACACATGCTGCTGGGCCCATATCACAGCGACACCTTTAAGATCGGCACTTCTTAGAGGCCCAACGCTAAGCTGCGTGATTGTCGGGTAATGGATGCTTGGGGGTTAGGGCTAGCGGCGCCAAAAGCTTAGGGTACGTGTCAAGTGATGTGACAAAACggaagaaaacgaagaaaaattttcctttctttttcctcgcgatgagatgagatgaaatttttcaaatagaTGATTTTTGGCACAACTTACAACGTTTATTTAGGCTATTGTCGCAGGAACTACAAACACAAATCAGAACTAGAACCCGAAACCAGCATGACGCAATCCCTGGGAATCGAGCAGTATAAATTGTCGGTCGTGTCCGGTGGGAAACCCACTTTGAATAGTTTTAGTTCGGTGACCGGTAATAAGAACATCGCCCGTTTATCACACGATCAACAGAACTACGTCATCCCCTTCAATAACCAGATCAAAGTATACTCTGTCGAGACCAGGCAATGTGTTAAGACGCTGAAGTTTGCCAACAACCCCGTGCTGTCGGGAATCTTCCTGCAGGAGCAAGACGATAATGAGTCCATTGTGAAGATTCTGCTGGGCGATATAACCGCTTCACAACAAGAGAATGCTCATCTGATCACCGTATTCACCAAGAATGGTCATGTGGTTGTTCTGAACTATAAGGGGAAACTGATCGAGTCTCCCAAGCACTTCAAGATCTgcttggaaaatgaagagcTTTCCAATGTATTCCATAGCAAGGGTAACTACAGGATTTTAACCACGTTCAAGGACCCCAAGCAACAGACGCACAATTGCTTGCAGTCTGCTAGATTGTACGGGCTAACATTTGATGAAACAAAGGCGCAATTTGACTTGACTCACCAAACAGAATGGAACAACATCATATTGTCAAATACTTCCTCCAATGGCAAATTGTTGGCATACATGTGCAAAGACGCCTCAACGAAAGaccaagaacaaaaatctaTCTCAGTTGTTTCACTTTTCGACGACTCCGTAAACTTGAACTTTCCTCTCAGTTCCGTCCTTTCTTCACAAACTCAGTCTCTGTCCTCCAATACAAGATACGTTTCTAGCATGGCTGTGGACAATATGGGCGAACAATTGGCCATTGGGTTCGCCTCAGGGGTTATCAGTATTGTAAACCTGGCTGATTTGCAAATTAGATTGCTCAAATGGCACATCGACTCCGTTCTTTCGCTAGCATTCTCCCACGATGGGTCCTATTTGTTATCTGGTGGTTGGGAAAAAGTTATGAGTTTATGGCAATTGGCTACAAACTCTCAACAATTCTTACCCCGCTTGAACGGTATTATAATCGACTGCCAAGTATTGGGACCACAAGGTAACTTCTATTCTTTAATCTTACAAATGACTGAGAACACCTCGAACGCAGATTACCAATTCTTACTCTTAAGCGCTTCTGATTTAAATTCTAAGTTATCGATTAATGGTCCACTACCGGTGTTCAATAGTACCATAAAGCATATTCAGCAACCAATCTCTGCTGTCAATACTAAGAACTCTAATTCAGTTACCTCTCTTAATCACtccaagaagaaacagTTAAGAAAACTAATTAAGTCGAAAAGACAAGATTTCACCACACATGTGGAAATAAACCCAATTAACAAGAATTTATACTTCCCACACATCTCCGCTGTTCAGATTTTTGActtttacaaaaatgaGCAAATTAATTATCAATATTTGACATCAGGTGTCAATAATTCTATGGGTAAAGTTAGGTTTGAATTAAATTTACAAGACCCAATAATAACTGATTTGAAGTTTACCAGAGATGGGCAGTGGATGATTACAtatgaaattgaatatcCGCCAAACGATCTTTTGTCTTCCAAGGATTTAACCCATATCCTGAAGTTCTGGACTaaaaatgacaatgaaACAAACTGGAATTTAAAGACAAAAGTGGTAAATCCACATGGGTTGAGTGTCCCTATCACCAAAATCATGCCTTCTCCAAGATCAATCAATAATAGTCAAGGCTGTTTAACGGCAGATAACAATGGTGGGTTGAAGTATTGGTCATTCGACTCTCATGAGAGTAATTGGTgcctgaagaaaatttcattacCAAACTTCAATCACTTCAGTAATTCTGTTTCGTTGGCTTGGTCTCAAGATGGCTCACTGATATTCCATGGCTTCGACGACAAGTTGCAAATTTTAGACTTCGATACTtttaagaaatttgaatctCTAGAAAATACAAAGACAGTCAGCGAATTCACATTAGACTCAGAAATCCAGACAATCAAATTAATAAATGATACATTTCTAATCGTTGCCACCAGAACTACATTAAATGCTATTAACTTATTGCAAGGTCGGATCATAAGTAGCTTTGATCTATACCCATTTGTTAACGGTGTTTATAAAAACGGTCACCTAGATAGACTAATCACTTGTGATGAAAAAACGGGCAACATTGCATTAGTAATAAACCAACAATTAACTGATTCCGAAGGTGCGCCAACCACAGATTACAAATCTCgtattattatatttgaTTCTAACCTGTCTACTAAATTGGGTAACTTTACACATCATGAATATGTATCTTGGATCGGTTGGAATTATGATACtgatttcatatttttggACATAGAATCTACATTAGGTGTTGTCGGAACCACTGTGAATACTCAGCTATCAGATGAAGTCAATAATGAAGGTATATTGGATGGTCTGGTAAACACCACTACCGTGACATCAACATCCAACAATGATGTTTTTGCAGAGCAATTAAGTCAACTTTCATCCAGATGCAGGAAAAGCGACACCAATGATAAAAATGCCAATGGTAAcgacgaagatgaagaagacatCACTTTGGATTTCATAAACGgcgaaaagaaagataagCTGATTAATATGAATAGTTTTACAAGCATGTTTGACAATATTCAAAACGTGCAAATGGatacattttttgatcGTGTAATGAAAGTAATCACATAGTTCAATCTTCATCCATTCAATGCCAAAGTATATAGATATAGTAATAATTAACAAGTGAAAACTAAAATAAATCTGTAAAATTTACTACATCTTTTATAATATTCCAAGAAATCTCTTCGTACGATTTTTATTTAGTGGGCATCCTAAGtaaatgaataaaatatCATCTCAAAGTGAGCTCGTGATCAAAAGTTGACATTTTAACAATTGAGTAGATTAATATTCTTTAGGATTTTCTCGGTAAGTGTGGTGTTTGAGAGAAGGAGACTTTAAAAAACTGTCAACTTTCCTAGCTTTTCTCCCGCTGCCAATCGAATCAAACCTAGAAACGTGTCTGCTGCAAATGTCCACATCCCTAAACGAGTTAAACCTGATCCAAGTGCTTGAACAGGCAAGCAACCCACAACATATCAGAtctgaaattcaaaaattagCTGAACAACAACTAAAGCAATGGGAGACTCAGGCGGGATTCCACTATTTATTGCAATCGATATATCTCAATCTATCAAATTCCTTACAGATTAGATGGTTGGCTGTAATTCAATTTAAGAACGGTGTAGATAAATATTGGAGATCCACTAGGATTAATGCTATATCCAAAGACGAAAAAGCATCTATCAGAGGTCgtctttttgaaatgatCGATGAACAAAATAATCAACTTTGTATCCAAAATGCTCAAGCCGCAGCAAGGATCGCAAGACTAGACTTTCCTGTAGAATGGCCAAACTTATTTGAAGAtctagaaaatttattgaacaACGAGGTTATTAGAAAAGACTCAACTAAGATTTATAATATATTGATGCATATTAACCAAATCGTTAAAGTACTGGGTACGGCAAGAATAGGAAGGTGCAGACCTGCGATGCAAAGTAAAGTTCCTTTGATATTTCCGCTGATCGTAAGAGTCTATTTACAGTCGTTCGAAGATTGGACGACATCCTCAAATCTTGACTATGAGAATCTCTCAAGTTTACAGGTCTCTTACCTATCTTTAAAAGTGTTAAGAAGGATAATTTGTGAAGGGTATGAACGCCCACAAACTGATCAGTCCGCTTGTGACTTTATTAAGCTATCTGTTTCGCACTTTGAAATGTTAATTTCGAACCACGAaaacttcaagaaatttgatATTTACGAAAAGTTCATCAAATGCCTGGGTAAGCTATACTTCAATTTAGTTACTGGATCTCCCGCCAATTTTATATTACTCCCATGCTCTACCCAAATTCTAATTACTTATACCAGattaatttttgataaggcTCCAAAAGTATATAGAGAGAACTCCGACGTTACAGGGGACTTTTGGGAACAAACTGCTATCAGAGGGcttttgatattgaaaagggTTATCAATTTCATTCACAAAAAAGGTGCAATTACCTTAAAAGCAAGAAGTGATAAACTCACCATAGATGCTTCTATTAACAAAATAAACACAGAGTTCTTGAATGAGAATTTGGTAACAAGGTTAGTTGATACTCTAATGGAATGGTATTTGAGATTAAGACCGACTGAATTAGAAAACTGGTTTATGGATCCAGAAGAATGGATAAACGAACAAATGGCTACCAGTTATGAATATCAAATTAGACCTTGTGCAGAAaatgtttttcaagatttaaTAAATACTTTTTCTGAATTGCTGGTTCCATatttattaaaaaaaattgaaaatgatgcttcaaaattatcaaactCACTCGACGACTTTTTGAGGAAAGATGCAATCTACGCAAGTTTTCAATTAAGTGCATCCGCTGTTAGCGAAATGGTAGATTTCGACAGATTACTGGTCCAAGTTTTTTTGCCTGAAGCTACAAATACAAACATATCAGGCGATGAGTTGAAGATAATCAGAAGGAGAGTTGCTTTAATTATCAATGAATGGTCTACCGTGAAGTGTTCGGAGCAATCTAAGGGTTTATGCTACAAGCTATTCACCAATTTCCTAGCGAACGAAGACGATAAAGTTGTCTTATTAACCACAGTTCAAACCATAAGAACAATGGTCGATGATTGGAATTTCAATAAGGATACTTTCCAGCCATTTTTAACTGAAAATGTTCACTTGCTGTTAAGAAAAATCCTACCGTCGGTATCATTAACTGAAACAAGACTCTATGTTTTGAATACTTTGAGTGATATTATAATTCAAACAAAGCCGCTGATCAACAGAGATCTACTGGTCGA
Proteins encoded in this window:
- the KAP120 gene encoding karyopherin KAP120 (similar to Saccharomyces cerevisiae KAP120 (YPL125W); ancestral locus Anc_8.624); amino-acid sequence: MSTSLNELNLIQVLEQASNPQHIRSEIQKLAEQQLKQWETQAGFHYLLQSIYLNLSNSLQIRWLAVIQFKNGVDKYWRSTRINAISKDEKASIRGRLFEMIDEQNNQLCIQNAQAAARIARLDFPVEWPNLFEDLENLLNNEVIRKDSTKIYNILMHINQIVKVLGTARIGRCRPAMQSKVPLIFPLIVRVYLQSFEDWTTSSNLDYENLSSLQVSYLSLKVLRRIICEGYERPQTDQSACDFIKLSVSHFEMLISNHENFKKFDIYEKFIKCLGKLYFNLVTGSPANFILLPCSTQILITYTRLIFDKAPKVYRENSDVTGDFWEQTAIRGLLILKRVINFIHKKGAITLKARSDKLTIDASINKINTEFLNENLVTRLVDTLMEWYLRLRPTELENWFMDPEEWINEQMATSYEYQIRPCAENVFQDLINTFSELLVPYLLKKIENDASKLSNSLDDFLRKDAIYASFQLSASAVSEMVDFDRLLVQVFLPEATNTNISGDELKIIRRRVALIINEWSTVKCSEQSKGLCYKLFTNFLANEDDKVVLLTTVQTIRTMVDDWNFNKDTFQPFLTENVHLLLRKILPSVSLTETRLYVLNTLSDIIIQTKPLINRDLLVEILQIIPNLWEIATNNANEAILANALLRLLRHLVSSLGEQSHLTWDIAIPVVALACDPSSMQYQLLSEDGYELWGMLLQNFSSREQDFDDKFFELIPFLKFGVETHTEILPTLLEIIKSYALILNSVQFFANTTFQDIFKQMSKYLLKLREDSFQLVLEIWEILILSNESDYENLLLQKFYETGALSALFDAIFLEEAPSSYLCSQIIQIIARISYVNPDALMNFLAAYHENLPNSDENMHLPESIRKIASNDQSFDFVVNKLLTGWIVCFKDIFDPKFKKVHILGISSLLRTGLVPILTEFSSIASLWIEMLEEINETNHGDCEKYHLNDIVTEQSLAFHPLTSEQLRYHELCKNNDPVHNISLKDFISQTMEYLESHLGMERYQEFLKTINPSLLENLQMFLSIQPQERST
- the NAN1 gene encoding Nan1p (similar to Saccharomyces cerevisiae NAN1 (YPL126W); ancestral locus Anc_8.626); the protein is MTQSLGIEQYKLSVVSGGKPTLNSFSSVTGNKNIARLSHDQQNYVIPFNNQIKVYSVETRQCVKTLKFANNPVLSGIFLQEQDDNESIVKILLGDITASQQENAHLITVFTKNGHVVVLNYKGKLIESPKHFKICLENEELSNVFHSKGNYRILTTFKDPKQQTHNCLQSARLYGLTFDETKAQFDLTHQTEWNNIILSNTSSNGKLLAYMCKDASTKDQEQKSISVVSLFDDSVNLNFPLSSVLSSQTQSLSSNTRYVSSMAVDNMGEQLAIGFASGVISIVNLADLQIRLLKWHIDSVLSLAFSHDGSYLLSGGWEKVMSLWQLATNSQQFLPRLNGIIIDCQVLGPQGNFYSLILQMTENTSNADYQFLLLSASDLNSKLSINGPLPVFNSTIKHIQQPISAVNTKNSNSVTSLNHSKKKQLRKLIKSKRQDFTTHVEINPINKNLYFPHISAVQIFDFYKNEQINYQYLTSGVNNSMGKVRFELNLQDPIITDLKFTRDGQWMITYEIEYPPNDLLSSKDLTHILKFWTKNDNETNWNLKTKVVNPHGLSVPITKIMPSPRSINNSQGCLTADNNGGLKYWSFDSHESNWCLKKISLPNFNHFSNSVSLAWSQDGSLIFHGFDDKLQILDFDTFKKFESLENTKTVSEFTLDSEIQTIKLINDTFLIVATRTTLNAINLLQGRIISSFDLYPFVNGVYKNGHLDRLITCDEKTGNIALVINQQLTDSEGAPTTDYKSRIIIFDSNLSTKLGNFTHHEYVSWIGWNYDTDFIFLDIESTLGVVGTTVNTQLSDEVNNEGILDGLVNTTTVTSTSNNDVFAEQLSQLSSRCRKSDTNDKNANGNDEDEEDITLDFINGEKKDKLINMNSFTSMFDNIQNVQMDTFFDRVMKVIT